In Fulvitalea axinellae, the DNA window TAGGACAAACAACCGAGTATAAGAAGCACCCGTAAGGTTTTTTATAACCTTCGGGTGCTTTTTTTGTGAATGAAACCCCTAGCATCTTTTTCCCTCAGAATAGTTACTTGAAAAAGCTCCCATAGCTAAAAACTCTTGGCCTGTGAATTGCGAAGCTAAATCGGGTAGAGAAACCTGAGTCATTGTTCATACAAAAGCCAAGGGGAAAGATGAAGGCTAGAGCGACCTTCTTAATACTGGTGTTAACGTTTGTCGTGGGTGGCGAAATGTTTGGGCAAACCGTTTCCGATTCGGTGATAATTGACCCTACGGCAGTCCATATAAAGCCAGGACATATCGCAAAGGATTCAATGACGCAGGAACTGGAACCCCTTGGCATACCGAAGGATCGGGGTCTCTATCTCTCGACAAGGGACAGACTTATGCAATTGCATATTTTGGGTTCAGTACGTTTTTTGGCTTTATATGATAATGAGCTTCTGGACCGAAAAAACGCCTTCAACACCTATGAGATACCTGTTGATAACCACAAAAGCAGAATCCCGAATTACTACAGCAGTCTTGACCAGTCGAGGATAAGTTTCGAAGTGACACGAAAGACTTCCGGAGGTAACGTATTTATTCGGTTGGAATCGGATTTTGCCGGATCAAATGGCTATAGGATTCGGCACGCTTACGCCAGCTTTGGAAATTTCTTGGTTGGGCAGACTTGGTCCCTTTTTTCAAATGTGTCTTCCCTGCCTTTGACAGTGGACACTAACGGCCCCTCTGGCGCGGCCAAAGTGAGAACTCCACAGATACGTTTCCGTCTGCCGATCGACAGTAAGAATACATTTTATGCCGCTTTGGAATATTCAGTGACAGAAGTGGAAGCCGTAGACACGACAGGCTTGGAGGTGATCGAACTTAATCCTGACCTGACCGTACGCTGGGACAGGGTGTTTGACTTTGGAAAGATTCAGTTTTCAGGCATGTTCACCACGGTTGCCACCAAAGATGCCGACCGTAATGTGCGCGCCAGTATTGTGGTAGGTGGTGGTTTTTTCGGCACGGTAAATATTAATGAGTTTGCGAAAATAGATTTTCAGATTGCTTACGGAAACGCCATTGCCAGATATGTAAACGTGTTGGACGGCCAAAACCTTGACACCACTTACGATCCGGTTGAGAAGAAATACAAGCCTTTGGTCTCTTACGGTGGATTTATATCTTACGGATATAAATGGTCCAAACGGATAAACACCTCGCTGTCATTGGGGCTTGCTGGCGTGGATGTAAAAAAGTACCAACCGAGCGATGCGTTTAGGCGGAGTTATAGTCTCTCAGGTGATGTATTTTGGAAAGTGGTTAAAGGTTCCAGAATTGGTGTTGAATACTCGTATGGGCGCAGGCAAGACGCCAATAACGACGCTGGGGACGCTTCAAGAATTGCCGCTCTGTTTTATTATGATTTTTAGATTGAGTGAATTGTATATCAGTTATTTACCCAAAAAACCACGAAAAAAACCTCTTTTGATTCTGGGCATTTCCATTAGTACAGCTGGATTCTTTCTTTGCGCAAATCCCAAAAGCTCATGATAAAATTCCCCGAGAAAATGGGTAGCGGTTGTTAATTGAATAAATTCATTTCCTTGTATAGGGCACAGTCCTTCTGGGTTATCGCTTTCGCTATTTTCCATAAGGAATACATCGTCTTTTTCACCCTGATAAAAAGCGTGGCACTTTTGCCTTAGACCGGCCAAGACCTCCAATGAGAAGACAAGCTTTTCGGCCATGCGAGGCGTGATTTTGCGGTTTTCCTTTAGCCATTCAACTCTTTCTCTCGATCCCATTGGCGGAAGACTATAAATCAGTGAAAGCTTTTGGAGGCTCATTGTCAGAAAACGCAAAAGGGGAGTCTTAAGGTTAAATTTGCACGGCGCTTCGGGCAAAACTGGGCGGTAAGTGCTAAGTGTGTCCTTTAGCTCTGCCCAATGCGGAACCAGCTCCCGAGAAGAATCTCGGGCTTCCAGGATTTGTTCTTCCAAAGTCGAGGGATCCGAGTGCTCAGACCCTGCGAAAGACCGGACTATCCGGGCGTCTTCGGACGTGCCTTTGAGCGCGCTGTTTTCCATCACTTTTGCGGGACCAACGGAATATGTGCTCTGCATCCAGAGCGGGTCGGACTCAAAACCTACATTGGCTCCTGATTTTGGTGGCTGAAGCTTTCGGAAAAGTGTGCGGGCCAAGTTCAGTTTGAAGAAGATCAGGTCGGTTATCAGGCGAATCAACTCCATGTCGTCGTCGTGGCCAATCACGCCGAAGTCGATATCCGAGGCGGGTTGCATTTCCTTTCGGCCGAAACCGCCAGTGGCCATTATCGAAAAAGGATGCTTGCCGGGACCGGTCATCTCAAGACTCTCTTCCGTGGCTCGCTCAAGCAGATAATCCGCCGAATGCGTACTGAATTTCATTTTTTCGAATGGAGTGAGCTGTGAATGACAGGCTGTGGAGAAGGCAGCTTTCATCTGTTCGGCAGTAATGGCCGCGTCCTTGGCCAGCTTCATCAAGGCATCATTGTCAAGCGTACCCAAAAGCTTGAACATTTCCGTAAAATCCTTTTCCCTGAATGTTTCGAAAAGCCGGGAGCCTTCTTCCGCTCCTAATGAAGCTTGGATGATGGCGAGTTGCTTCTCCCTCAACACTTCCAAGGCCTGTTTTATTCCGGCGTCATCATCCTCAAGACCGGCCTGTTCCAACGATTTCAGAGTGGAGAGTTGCATATTCACGGGCGACCAAGATGCCAATGATTCCATTTTCGAAAGAAAACCGTGGATATCGCTGACCTGCAAACTGTCGAAAAGCTGGCCATCGACGTCTTCTACACCGTCGTCCGGGAAAAAGTCGGAAGGGTTGGGGGTGGGACTTTCCTTTGGAGGCGTAATAAGAAAACATTGGACAGGATACTTCGC includes these proteins:
- a CDS encoding DcaP family trimeric outer membrane transporter, translating into MKARATFLILVLTFVVGGEMFGQTVSDSVIIDPTAVHIKPGHIAKDSMTQELEPLGIPKDRGLYLSTRDRLMQLHILGSVRFLALYDNELLDRKNAFNTYEIPVDNHKSRIPNYYSSLDQSRISFEVTRKTSGGNVFIRLESDFAGSNGYRIRHAYASFGNFLVGQTWSLFSNVSSLPLTVDTNGPSGAAKVRTPQIRFRLPIDSKNTFYAALEYSVTEVEAVDTTGLEVIELNPDLTVRWDRVFDFGKIQFSGMFTTVATKDADRNVRASIVVGGGFFGTVNINEFAKIDFQIAYGNAIARYVNVLDGQNLDTTYDPVEKKYKPLVSYGGFISYGYKWSKRINTSLSLGLAGVDVKKYQPSDAFRRSYSLSGDVFWKVVKGSRIGVEYSYGRRQDANNDAGDASRIAALFYYDF
- a CDS encoding putative nucleotidyltransferase substrate binding domain-containing protein; protein product: MRITKRRSKPGGSANTGNGSAKYPVQCFLITPPKESPTPNPSDFFPDDGVEDVDGQLFDSLQVSDIHGFLSKMESLASWSPVNMQLSTLKSLEQAGLEDDDAGIKQALEVLREKQLAIIQASLGAEEGSRLFETFREKDFTEMFKLLGTLDNDALMKLAKDAAITAEQMKAAFSTACHSQLTPFEKMKFSTHSADYLLERATEESLEMTGPGKHPFSIMATGGFGRKEMQPASDIDFGVIGHDDDMELIRLITDLIFFKLNLARTLFRKLQPPKSGANVGFESDPLWMQSTYSVGPAKVMENSALKGTSEDARIVRSFAGSEHSDPSTLEEQILEARDSSRELVPHWAELKDTLSTYRPVLPEAPCKFNLKTPLLRFLTMSLQKLSLIYSLPPMGSRERVEWLKENRKITPRMAEKLVFSLEVLAGLRQKCHAFYQGEKDDVFLMENSESDNPEGLCPIQGNEFIQLTTATHFLGEFYHELLGFAQRKNPAVLMEMPRIKRGFFRGFLGK